One window from the genome of Desulfobaccales bacterium encodes:
- a CDS encoding PAS domain S-box protein: MDDRKTKEELLLEVQELRRQLAEARVVPESGAEESLGHLRGGLAEGQPLAESPEADAARSKATGECGPELRAQPEGPLKILLIEDNPGDARLVREMLAEAGAGDITLEWVPRLSQGLESLGKGEIDLVLLDLSLPDSRGLETFYKAYTQAPEIPFVLLTGLDDETLALTAVQKGAQDYLIKGKTDASRLFRAIRYAAERKKVQQTLQRNRDELEHRVGERTTELVAANQKLEEEITKRRECEPEQQRLLTEVQNYSEEVRISNEELKIHGEELRVQNETLQAQAEELEDLTGELQNERNLFQTVLEQMPAGVIIAEPSGRIILTNRRAETIWKQAPDSLGDLEHFKQIPRSYPDGRSCPPDDLPLGRALNLGETVVDEEYLLQRGEGVNVRAVHLNVNATPVRDRDGSIIAAVATYTDITARKQAQADLRQSEERYRSLVELSPDAIVVHAKGRIVFVNLAAVQLFGAVVRSDLVGQSVMDRFHPESRAAVQDRVKQIRAGATVGPLEEKILRLDGEFVEVEGIGSAIMYQGRPAVQSILRDITERKRVREALRAANAKLQALIEASPLAIVHLDREGTIQGVNSAAELIFGWRGGELQGRPLPIVPEGKQGESREIIRHVLQGEPFTGEEVRARRKDGAWIDVSLSVAPIYNGNGEVTGIVGLAEDITARKQAEAALAKSRAEFEAIFISISDAIIFADSERRIVLANPAVKTVFGYEPEELIGKSTEELYVDRADFEAVREKYFFTGEPVKPARFEITYRRKNGTQFSAESLAGQVTDGQGNLLGAVGIHRDITARKVADAALKESQRHTSMLADFLENSSQPFAVAFLNGRMGMFNEAFLQLLGYGQKELSRLNWQKDLTPPEWLEKETAKINELQRTGQAVRYEKEYLRKDGSRVPVELFVHVRREGDGQPIYYAFVTDITARKKAEAALEQERQRLYSLLDALPAFVSLHGEDHTLRFANRRLREAFGETAGKFCYELFYNQQAPCEGCPATSVIDTQTAFEWERTTGDGRTLQIFQYPFRDTDGTPCILTLAMDISARKQTEDALKESEERFRQLTENIDDAIMLASGDWKRVHYISPAYERIWGRSRASLYEAPRSWLEGVAPEDLGEVKAALKKRMAGDFSEKKFPHFRVRRPDGAVRWIAARFFPIRNEAGKTYRIAGIAADITERKEVEAVLRWREEHLRQTAKMEAVGRLAGGVAHDFNNLLTVISGYGELLLADLQEAEQGRQQVQAILKAADQASAVTRQLLAFSRKQVLQPQIIDLNVLISNLMEMFSRLVDENIKISTVLGPELGTVKADPNHMEQVCMNLVLNALDAMPQGGHLSIETKNVQVDFNDARRHPEITPGNYVVVVVRDTGIGMSRKVLSHIFEPFFTTKEKDKGTGLGLSMAYGIIKQSGGYILVESSPGKGSSFRIFLPRAARARKRVVSAPPYLSNGQGTGTILLVEDEEGVRHVVHRMLTLKGYSVLTAKDGLEALQIGRDHADPIHLLLTDVAMPVMGGRELAEHLVPVHPEMRILFMSGHTEDGVVTRGVKESVINFIQKPFRAEQLLSKVRELLAEPNPGTKPGATHR, from the coding sequence ATGGATGACAGGAAGACCAAAGAAGAACTGCTGCTGGAAGTGCAAGAATTGCGGCGGCAGTTGGCCGAAGCCCGGGTGGTCCCTGAGAGCGGAGCTGAGGAGAGCCTGGGGCATCTCCGAGGGGGCCTGGCCGAGGGGCAACCTCTGGCAGAGTCTCCGGAAGCGGACGCGGCCAGGTCTAAGGCCACTGGCGAATGTGGTCCCGAACTCAGGGCGCAGCCTGAGGGTCCCCTTAAGATCCTGCTGATCGAAGATAACCCCGGCGACGCCCGCCTCGTCCGGGAGATGCTGGCTGAGGCGGGGGCTGGCGATATTACCCTCGAGTGGGTCCCCAGGCTCTCCCAAGGCCTGGAATCACTGGGCAAGGGCGAGATCGATCTGGTCTTGCTGGACCTGAGTCTGCCGGACAGCCGGGGTCTGGAGACCTTCTACAAAGCTTACACTCAAGCCCCGGAAATCCCCTTCGTGCTCCTGACCGGGCTGGACGATGAGACCCTGGCCCTCACGGCGGTGCAAAAGGGGGCCCAGGACTATCTGATCAAAGGAAAAACGGACGCAAGCCGGCTCTTCCGGGCCATCCGCTATGCTGCTGAACGGAAAAAGGTGCAGCAGACCCTGCAGCGAAACCGGGATGAATTGGAACACCGGGTCGGAGAGCGCACCACCGAGTTGGTTGCCGCCAACCAAAAATTAGAGGAGGAAATCACCAAACGTCGGGAGTGCGAGCCGGAGCAGCAGCGTTTGCTGACCGAGGTCCAAAACTACTCGGAAGAGGTGCGGATCTCCAACGAAGAACTGAAGATCCATGGCGAGGAACTGCGGGTCCAGAACGAAACTCTGCAGGCGCAAGCCGAGGAGTTGGAGGACCTGACCGGGGAACTGCAAAACGAGCGGAATCTCTTTCAGACCGTGCTGGAGCAGATGCCCGCGGGGGTAATCATTGCCGAACCGTCGGGCCGCATCATCCTGACCAACCGCCGGGCTGAGACGATCTGGAAACAAGCGCCGGATTCCCTGGGCGACCTGGAGCACTTCAAGCAAATTCCGCGCTCTTATCCCGATGGCCGGAGTTGCCCTCCGGATGATCTGCCCCTGGGGCGCGCCCTGAATCTGGGCGAGACCGTGGTGGACGAAGAGTATTTGCTGCAACGGGGAGAAGGCGTTAACGTCCGAGCCGTCCACCTCAACGTCAACGCCACCCCCGTCCGGGACCGGGACGGGTCGATCATCGCGGCGGTGGCCACCTATACTGACATTACCGCCCGCAAACAGGCTCAGGCGGACTTGCGCCAGAGCGAAGAACGCTATCGCAGCCTGGTGGAGCTCTCCCCCGACGCCATTGTGGTGCACGCCAAGGGCAGGATCGTCTTTGTCAATCTAGCCGCGGTGCAGCTCTTCGGCGCCGTCGTACGCAGCGACCTGGTGGGCCAATCGGTTATGGACCGCTTCCATCCCGAATCTCGCGCCGCAGTCCAGGACCGCGTTAAGCAAATTCGGGCCGGGGCCACCGTCGGCCCTCTAGAAGAGAAGATCCTGCGCCTGGACGGCGAGTTCGTGGAGGTAGAGGGGATCGGCAGCGCCATCATGTATCAGGGCCGGCCTGCAGTGCAATCAATACTCCGGGATATCACCGAGAGGAAACGGGTCCGGGAGGCCCTCAGGGCAGCCAATGCCAAGTTACAGGCCCTTATCGAAGCCTCGCCCCTGGCCATCGTGCATCTGGACCGGGAGGGCACAATCCAGGGGGTCAACTCGGCGGCAGAGCTCATCTTCGGCTGGCGGGGGGGTGAACTTCAGGGCCGCCCCCTGCCCATCGTGCCCGAGGGAAAACAGGGGGAATCCCGGGAGATCATCAGACACGTTCTTCAGGGAGAACCATTCACCGGCGAGGAGGTGCGAGCCCGGCGCAAAGACGGCGCCTGGATCGACGTGAGCCTTTCCGTTGCCCCCATCTACAATGGAAATGGTGAGGTCACCGGGATCGTGGGTCTGGCCGAGGATATTACGGCCCGCAAACAGGCCGAAGCAGCCTTGGCAAAAAGCCGCGCCGAATTCGAAGCCATCTTCATATCCATTTCCGACGCCATCATCTTCGCGGACTCGGAGCGCCGCATCGTCCTGGCCAACCCCGCGGTCAAGACCGTGTTCGGCTACGAGCCAGAGGAACTTATCGGCAAGAGCACCGAGGAGCTTTATGTCGACCGGGCTGACTTTGAGGCGGTCCGAGAGAAGTACTTCTTCACGGGAGAGCCGGTGAAGCCAGCCCGGTTTGAAATCACCTACCGCCGGAAGAATGGGACGCAGTTCAGCGCTGAATCTCTGGCTGGCCAGGTCACGGATGGCCAGGGGAATCTCCTGGGCGCGGTGGGTATCCACCGGGATATCACGGCGCGCAAGGTGGCGGATGCGGCTCTCAAGGAGAGCCAACGTCATACGTCGATGCTGGCGGATTTCCTGGAGAATTCCTCCCAACCCTTTGCGGTCGCTTTCCTCAACGGTCGCATGGGTATGTTCAACGAAGCCTTCCTACAACTTCTGGGTTATGGCCAGAAAGAATTATCCAGGCTTAATTGGCAAAAAGATCTCACTCCGCCGGAATGGCTGGAGAAAGAGACCGCAAAGATCAACGAGCTGCAGCGCACCGGCCAAGCGGTGCGCTATGAAAAAGAATACCTGCGCAAAGACGGCAGCCGGGTGCCGGTGGAACTGTTCGTGCATGTGCGCCGGGAGGGGGACGGCCAGCCAATATATTATGCTTTCGTAACCGACATCACGGCCCGGAAGAAGGCGGAGGCGGCCTTGGAGCAAGAACGGCAGCGCCTCTACAGCCTCCTTGACGCCCTGCCCGCCTTTGTTTCCTTGCACGGGGAAGATCATACCCTCCGGTTCGCCAACCGGCGCTTGCGGGAGGCCTTTGGGGAAACGGCAGGCAAGTTTTGCTACGAGCTCTTTTATAACCAGCAGGCGCCTTGCGAAGGCTGTCCCGCGACGTCGGTCATCGATACCCAGACTGCTTTTGAATGGGAGCGAACCACCGGCGACGGCCGGACTTTACAGATTTTTCAATATCCTTTTCGCGATACAGACGGCACCCCCTGCATCTTGACCCTGGCTATGGATATCAGCGCCCGCAAACAGACGGAAGATGCCCTTAAGGAGAGTGAGGAGAGGTTCCGGCAGTTGACGGAAAATATCGATGACGCGATTATGCTCGCCTCGGGCGACTGGAAACGGGTGCACTATATCAGCCCGGCCTATGAACGCATCTGGGGCCGCAGTCGCGCCAGCCTGTATGAGGCGCCGCGCTCCTGGCTCGAGGGCGTGGCGCCGGAAGACCTGGGGGAGGTTAAGGCTGCCCTGAAGAAGCGCATGGCCGGAGATTTTTCGGAAAAGAAATTTCCACATTTCCGGGTTCGACGGCCGGACGGCGCCGTCCGCTGGATTGCCGCCCGTTTCTTTCCCATCCGGAATGAGGCCGGAAAAACCTATCGCATCGCGGGCATTGCCGCGGATATCACGGAGCGCAAAGAAGTGGAAGCGGTGCTGCGCTGGCGAGAGGAGCATCTCAGACAGACGGCCAAGATGGAGGCGGTGGGACGCCTGGCAGGAGGCGTGGCCCATGACTTTAACAACCTCCTCACCGTCATCAGCGGCTATGGCGAACTTTTGTTGGCAGACCTGCAGGAAGCTGAACAGGGGCGCCAGCAGGTCCAGGCCATCCTAAAGGCCGCGGATCAGGCCAGCGCGGTGACCCGGCAACTGCTGGCCTTCAGCCGCAAGCAGGTGCTGCAACCTCAGATTATCGACCTCAATGTGTTGATCTCCAACTTGATGGAGATGTTCAGCCGTCTGGTGGATGAGAATATCAAGATCTCTACAGTTTTGGGACCGGAATTGGGGACTGTAAAAGCCGACCCGAACCATATGGAGCAGGTCTGTATGAACCTGGTCCTCAATGCCCTGGATGCCATGCCACAGGGAGGTCACCTCAGCATTGAGACGAAAAATGTCCAGGTGGACTTCAACGATGCCCGTCGACACCCGGAGATCACCCCCGGTAATTATGTGGTGGTGGTGGTGCGGGATACCGGCATCGGCATGAGCCGAAAGGTTCTCTCCCACATCTTCGAGCCCTTCTTCACCACCAAAGAAAAGGACAAAGGCACCGGCCTGGGACTTTCCATGGCTTACGGGATAATTAAACAGAGCGGCGGCTACATCCTGGTGGAGAGCAGCCCCGGCAAGGGCTCCAGCTTCCGCATATTTCTCCCCCGCGCGGCAAGGGCCAGAAAGCGTGTGGTGTCAGCGCCACCCTACCTTTCCAATGGCCAGGGCACGGGCACCATCCTGCTGGTAGAGGATGAAGAGGGAGTGCGTCACGTGGTGCATCGCATGCTGACCCTCAAAGGCTACTCGGTGCTCACTGCCAAGGATGGCCTGGAGGCGTTGCAAATAGGCCGAGACCACGCGGACCCCATCCATCTGCTGCTCACCGATGTGGCCATGCCGGTGATGGGGGGGCGGGAACTGGCTGAACATTTAGTCCCGGTGCATCCCGAGATGAGGATCTTGTTCATGTCCGGGCACACTGAAGACGGCGTAGTGACGCGCGGCGTTAAGGAGTCAGTCATCAATTTTATTCAAAAGCCTTTCAGAGCGGAACAACTCCTGTCCAAGGTCAGGGAACTGCTGGCAGAACCAAATCCCGGCACAAAGCCGGGCGCTACTCACCGCTGA
- a CDS encoding ParA family protein → MRTFAIANQKGGSGKTTTSVNLAAALGEKGRRVLVIDLDPQHSTTAWFGVKNPGKGVLGIFSDNGDMLELVQEAGVSGVDLVPSSSWLVGAEKMLAGEVGAETILRRNLSRLPPDRWDYILIDCPPTLGVLTVNALVAVAELLVPVEAHVMALSGLAQLLQTVEVVRERLNPDLRISGILACRVDFRTRHAREVVEQLRQRSGPLVYRTVIRENVRLAECPSFGQPIGQYDDKSAGAADYRALADEIISQEGS, encoded by the coding sequence ATGAGAACCTTTGCCATTGCAAACCAAAAGGGGGGGAGCGGCAAAACCACCACCAGCGTTAACCTGGCCGCGGCCCTGGGGGAAAAAGGCCGTCGGGTGCTCGTCATTGATCTGGACCCGCAACACTCCACCACCGCGTGGTTCGGGGTCAAGAATCCCGGCAAGGGTGTTTTGGGCATTTTTTCCGACAATGGCGACATGCTGGAACTGGTCCAGGAGGCGGGGGTGTCCGGGGTGGATCTGGTGCCGTCTTCGTCCTGGCTGGTGGGGGCCGAGAAGATGCTGGCCGGGGAAGTGGGGGCCGAAACCATCTTGCGCCGCAACTTGAGCCGCCTGCCGCCGGACCGCTGGGACTATATCCTTATAGACTGTCCGCCCACCTTGGGGGTCCTGACCGTCAACGCCCTGGTGGCGGTGGCCGAACTTTTGGTGCCGGTGGAAGCTCACGTCATGGCCTTAAGCGGCCTGGCCCAACTGCTCCAGACTGTGGAGGTGGTGAGAGAGCGCCTTAATCCGGACCTGAGAATTTCCGGTATCCTGGCCTGCCGGGTGGATTTCCGCACCCGCCATGCGAGAGAGGTGGTGGAGCAGTTGCGTCAGCGTTCCGGGCCTTTAGTGTACCGCACCGTCATCCGGGAAAACGTCCGGCTGGCCGAGTGCCCGTCCTTCGGACAGCCTATCGGCCAATATGACGACAAGAGCGCCGGCGCCGCGGATTACCGGGCCCTGGCCGACGAGATCATCAGCCAAGAAGGGAGTTGA
- the bamE gene encoding outer membrane protein assembly factor BamE — MTVWLKLLTVGLLLGLSACVSTGARAIKDEWVVSKIEVGRSTRSDVMALLGYPIAATHRDLGLKEVTWHYYYATAYPNATAFIPGVKAFTRNLNETTRVLSVSFNRDGTVKGLEQEQLPIPPQQINLSGEKS; from the coding sequence ATGACCGTATGGCTCAAACTTCTGACGGTAGGCCTCCTCCTGGGCTTAAGCGCCTGCGTATCGACCGGCGCCAGGGCCATTAAAGACGAGTGGGTCGTCTCTAAAATCGAAGTGGGCAGATCCACCCGGTCCGACGTCATGGCTCTGCTGGGCTACCCCATTGCCGCTACCCATAGAGATCTGGGGCTTAAGGAAGTAACCTGGCATTACTATTATGCCACCGCCTACCCCAACGCCACCGCGTTTATCCCCGGGGTGAAGGCCTTCACGCGCAATTTGAACGAAACCACCAGAGTCCTGTCCGTGAGCTTTAACCGGGACGGCACCGTCAAGGGTCTGGAGCAAGAACAGCTTCCCATCCCGCCTCAGCAAATTAACCTCAGCGGTGAGAAAAGCTAG
- a CDS encoding radical SAM protein: MLNRSDAQNTAYRGFEQGPIRPPSEARSLLVRVTRNCPWNHCTFCPVYKGAPFSIRPVAHVLRDLDAVYEAVQEFRQQGPGSLDMGLAGGDRGAWVAARNWLRYGLGQVFLQDANSLVAPPADLLTILQHITARFPEVTRVTSYARSNSIANLKAAALTSLKEAGLSRIHIGMESGADQVLKLVRKGTTQRMHILAGRKVKDAGIELSEYYMPGLGGRRRLEVNALETAAAMNAINPDFIRLRTLAIPPGIPLYEDYAAGRFDKATDMEMARELLLFLESLSGVTSAIKSDHILNLLPEVDGQMPQDQERLIGVVRAFLALDPELQVLYRVGRRTGMLSELAGLEDVDLLSQIEAICRRYRITPDTVDLVTDEMMQRFI; this comes from the coding sequence ATGCTGAACCGGAGCGATGCTCAAAATACGGCCTACCGGGGCTTCGAACAAGGCCCCATCCGGCCCCCCAGCGAGGCCCGCAGCCTCCTGGTCCGGGTAACCCGGAACTGTCCCTGGAACCATTGCACCTTCTGCCCTGTCTATAAAGGCGCGCCGTTTTCCATCCGGCCGGTGGCTCACGTACTACGAGACCTGGACGCGGTCTACGAGGCGGTGCAGGAGTTCCGGCAGCAGGGTCCGGGGTCGCTCGATATGGGCCTGGCGGGAGGCGACCGCGGGGCCTGGGTGGCGGCCAGGAACTGGCTGCGCTACGGCCTGGGCCAGGTCTTTCTCCAGGATGCCAACAGCCTGGTGGCGCCCCCTGCTGACCTGCTCACTATCCTTCAGCATATCACGGCGCGCTTCCCGGAAGTCACCCGGGTGACCTCGTATGCCCGGTCCAACAGCATCGCCAACCTGAAGGCCGCGGCTCTGACTTCCCTTAAGGAAGCGGGACTCAGCCGGATTCACATCGGCATGGAATCGGGCGCAGACCAAGTTCTGAAGCTGGTGCGCAAGGGCACCACTCAACGGATGCATATCCTGGCGGGGCGGAAGGTCAAGGACGCGGGCATCGAGTTGTCGGAATATTATATGCCGGGGCTGGGAGGCCGGCGGCGCCTCGAGGTCAACGCTTTGGAGACGGCCGCGGCCATGAACGCCATCAACCCGGATTTCATCCGGTTGCGCACCCTGGCCATACCGCCGGGTATTCCGCTTTATGAGGACTATGCCGCCGGGCGCTTTGATAAAGCCACGGATATGGAGATGGCCCGGGAGCTGCTCCTGTTTCTGGAGTCGCTTTCAGGCGTCACCAGCGCCATCAAAAGCGACCATATCCTCAACCTCCTGCCCGAAGTGGACGGGCAGATGCCCCAGGACCAGGAGCGCTTGATCGGGGTCGTGCGGGCCTTTTTGGCGCTGGACCCGGAACTCCAGGTCCTCTATCGGGTGGGCCGGCGGACGGGGATGTTGTCGGAATTAGCAGGGTTGGAAGACGTCGATTTATTGTCGCAAATCGAGGCCATCTGCCGGAGGTATCGTATCACCCCGGACACGGTGGACCTGGTCACCGACGAGATGATGCAGCGGTTTATCTAG
- a CDS encoding adenylate/guanylate cyclase domain-containing protein, with translation MPLSRIVDLSSKIAKAGALSLNNDKKLEGYTVEVLKSYPQTSMFYLGDEHGNFMMARRQADGNIATNVVSRKTSPPAEIWKYRNASFSIVNTVKSTAVKYDPRLRPWYEGAKKSKSLYWTDVYIFFHDGKAGITAAYPAVAPNGKFFGVFGLDIHLDEISHFLKNLKIGKNGVAFIFNEKNELVAYPDVSLTIKEEHGRLRPVNIEEMGIASITASFRECQQQGKNKCVVETGGKRYIASYQDFPESFRARWKVGVVVPEDDFIGAAKDEMRVSLIICVIILIISISLAMLISRGISKPIKLLTREANRIKNFHLDDKITIKSYIREIQVMSNAIAAMKSGLQAFRRYVPAELVRQLISTGEEAHLGGHKRELTVFFSDIAGFTTIAEGMAPEELMLHLSEYFDELTQILSEHKGTVDKYIGDGILAFWGAPVPDDNHALHACDAALFCQAKLKELNRKWASAGKSPLATRIGISSGETVVGNVGSSERINYTVMGDNVNLASRLEGVNKLYGTKIIVSRATYEAMAGEFWFRPLDIVAVKGRSGGTTIYELIMKKGEGDTDQVAELCVEFAKGFETYLARDWEAGIKIFQNLTSKFPNDIPADLYLTRCRHYLLNPPEADWQGIAYLESK, from the coding sequence ATGCCATTATCAAGAATTGTCGATTTAAGTTCAAAGATCGCCAAAGCTGGTGCTCTCTCCCTGAATAATGATAAGAAGTTGGAAGGGTACACCGTCGAGGTATTGAAATCTTACCCGCAAACCTCGATGTTTTACCTCGGAGATGAACACGGCAATTTTATGATGGCCAGGAGACAGGCAGACGGCAACATTGCCACGAATGTAGTCAGCCGAAAAACCTCCCCGCCAGCCGAAATATGGAAATATCGCAACGCTTCATTCAGCATCGTCAATACCGTTAAATCAACCGCAGTGAAGTATGACCCCCGCCTCCGCCCCTGGTATGAGGGGGCCAAGAAGTCCAAGTCCCTATACTGGACCGACGTGTACATTTTCTTTCATGACGGCAAGGCGGGGATTACCGCCGCCTACCCTGCTGTGGCCCCGAACGGGAAGTTTTTCGGCGTCTTCGGTCTGGATATTCATTTGGATGAAATTTCGCATTTCCTGAAAAACTTGAAGATCGGTAAAAATGGGGTGGCTTTTATCTTCAACGAAAAGAATGAATTGGTGGCTTACCCCGATGTGTCTCTTACCATCAAAGAAGAACATGGCAGATTACGCCCGGTTAATATCGAAGAGATGGGCATTGCCAGCATTACGGCATCTTTTCGAGAATGTCAACAACAAGGGAAAAACAAATGCGTCGTCGAAACCGGGGGTAAAAGGTACATTGCCTCTTATCAGGATTTTCCAGAATCATTTCGAGCCCGATGGAAAGTCGGCGTGGTGGTTCCGGAGGACGATTTTATTGGGGCGGCTAAAGATGAAATGCGGGTGTCATTGATAATCTGCGTGATAATATTAATAATTTCTATCAGCTTGGCCATGCTTATATCACGCGGTATTTCCAAGCCGATTAAACTTCTCACCAGAGAAGCAAATAGAATTAAAAACTTTCACCTCGACGACAAAATAACCATAAAATCTTATATCCGAGAAATCCAGGTTATGAGCAATGCCATCGCAGCCATGAAGTCAGGGCTGCAAGCCTTCAGGAGATATGTGCCTGCAGAACTGGTGCGCCAGCTCATATCCACCGGAGAAGAGGCTCACCTGGGTGGCCATAAACGAGAATTGACCGTATTTTTCTCTGATATCGCGGGGTTCACCACCATCGCCGAAGGCATGGCCCCGGAAGAGCTCATGCTCCATCTTTCCGAATACTTCGACGAACTCACCCAAATCTTAAGTGAACATAAAGGGACCGTGGATAAGTATATCGGTGATGGGATCTTGGCCTTTTGGGGCGCTCCGGTCCCTGATGATAATCATGCTTTGCATGCCTGTGATGCCGCCCTGTTCTGCCAGGCAAAGCTCAAAGAACTCAACCGGAAATGGGCCAGCGCCGGTAAAAGTCCGCTTGCCACCCGGATCGGTATCAGCTCCGGTGAAACCGTAGTTGGCAATGTAGGCTCCAGTGAACGGATCAACTATACCGTGATGGGCGATAATGTTAACCTGGCCAGCCGCTTGGAAGGGGTAAATAAACTATATGGGACCAAAATAATCGTGAGCCGGGCAACCTATGAGGCCATGGCGGGTGAATTTTGGTTCAGACCCCTGGATATTGTCGCCGTCAAAGGCAGGAGCGGGGGAACGACAATCTACGAACTGATCATGAAAAAGGGAGAGGGGGATACGGACCAGGTTGCAGAATTGTGCGTTGAGTTCGCCAAAGGATTTGAAACTTACCTGGCCCGGGACTGGGAGGCAGGCATCAAGATTTTTCAAAACCTGACAAGCAAATTTCCCAACGATATCCCCGCGGACCTTTACCTTACCCGGTGCCGGCATTACCTCTTAAACCCCCCTGAAGCTGACTGGCAGGGCATAGCCTACCTGGAATCGAAATAG
- a CDS encoding DUF3795 domain-containing protein, translating to MKESYCGLCDECQLGSRDFLAALAAVKGYLETFRVDWWAHCFPGDEGFSLPEFGRGLDWFLNHTECSGCNGGKGLDRCPIRLCALRRNQDDCSECPDLTDCKKFSWLNKEFPDQQAKLRRKQLRYMARKCQAQKM from the coding sequence ATGAAAGAGAGTTATTGCGGTCTATGTGATGAATGTCAATTGGGGTCCCGAGATTTTCTGGCGGCTTTGGCCGCGGTGAAGGGGTATCTGGAAACCTTCCGGGTAGATTGGTGGGCTCATTGCTTTCCCGGAGATGAAGGTTTTTCTCTGCCTGAATTCGGCCGCGGCTTGGACTGGTTTCTCAACCACACCGAATGTTCGGGTTGTAATGGCGGAAAAGGGCTGGACCGCTGTCCCATCCGTCTCTGCGCGTTGAGACGGAATCAGGACGATTGCTCTGAATGCCCGGACTTAACGGACTGTAAGAAGTTCTCCTGGCTCAACAAGGAATTTCCGGATCAGCAGGCCAAACTGCGCCGAAAGCAGTTGAGATACATGGCTCGAAAATGTCAGGCGCAGAAAATGTAG
- a CDS encoding biotin--[acetyl-CoA-carboxylase] ligase, protein MSKGPDQGLGAVLKVLRGATDPISGERLAGQLGLSRAAVWKRVHRLKAMGYIIEGSPRRGYRLLGLPDKLLADEVLQGLKTSVLTGPVHHFETLDSTNNYAKELAAREAPEGTVVIAETQTLGRGRLGREWDSPPGVGLYVSVVLRPQLPPMELPQITLTAAVAVVRATHRVTHVTPGIKWPNDLIVHGKKLGGILTEMETESDRIRHVVIGLGLNVNNAVFPPELAKTATSLAQVVGGTLSRVELLKAWLEEFEDLYKRFLNQGFPEILEEWKRYAVTLGRAVTVRQGPREISGQAVDVASDGALLLLTPAGEIVRVTSGEITPEPEGGSGV, encoded by the coding sequence ATGAGTAAAGGTCCAGACCAGGGCTTGGGCGCGGTGTTGAAGGTCTTGCGCGGCGCGACAGACCCCATCTCCGGAGAGCGGCTGGCGGGGCAGTTGGGTCTGAGCCGGGCTGCGGTCTGGAAGCGGGTCCACCGGCTCAAGGCCATGGGGTATATCATCGAAGGCTCACCCCGGCGAGGTTATCGTCTCCTGGGCCTCCCCGACAAGCTCCTTGCGGATGAGGTCCTCCAGGGGCTCAAAACTAGCGTTCTGACGGGGCCGGTGCATCACTTCGAAACCCTGGACTCCACCAATAATTACGCCAAGGAACTGGCCGCACGGGAAGCCCCGGAAGGCACTGTGGTGATTGCCGAGACCCAGACCCTCGGCCGGGGCCGGCTGGGCCGGGAGTGGGATTCCCCCCCGGGGGTGGGACTCTACGTTTCCGTGGTGTTGCGCCCGCAGTTGCCGCCCATGGAACTGCCCCAGATCACCCTGACCGCAGCGGTGGCGGTGGTCCGGGCGACCCATAGGGTGACGCACGTGACGCCGGGGATCAAATGGCCCAACGACCTCATCGTCCACGGCAAAAAGTTGGGGGGCATCCTCACCGAGATGGAAACGGAGAGCGACCGCATCCGCCATGTAGTGATCGGCTTGGGATTGAATGTCAACAACGCGGTTTTCCCCCCGGAGTTGGCAAAGACGGCCACTTCTTTAGCCCAGGTGGTGGGAGGCACACTCTCCCGGGTGGAACTCTTGAAGGCCTGGCTGGAGGAATTCGAGGACTTGTATAAGCGGTTCTTAAATCAAGGGTTTCCGGAAATTCTGGAAGAATGGAAGCGCTATGCCGTAACCTTGGGGCGGGCGGTGACGGTGCGGCAGGGACCCCGGGAAATCTCCGGGCAGGCCGTGGACGTGGCTTCCGACGGGGCTCTGCTCCTGCTTACCCCGGCCGGGGAGATAGTGCGGGTGACTTCCGGCGAAATCACCCCCGAACCCGAAGGGGGCTCGGGGGTTTAA